Part of the Streptomyces sp. NBC_01460 genome, TAGCGGGCCGGCGGCAGCGCGACCCGGGTGTCCTCCTCGTAGAACTCGACCGTCCGCATCCCGCCCAGCTCCGCCACCAGCACCTCACGGGCGGCCTCGTCCGGTTCGGCGACCGTCTCCGGCAGGGCCACCCGGGTGACGCCGCGGGCCGCCGTGCCCACCACGACCGTCTCCTCGGCCAGGACCGCGCCGTCCAGGGAGCGCCGGGTCAGCCGCAGCGTGCCCTCCCAGGGACGGGCGGAGTCGTTGACGAGGTGCAGGGCTCCGTCGCGTACGGCCATGAGCCGGTCCGCGTACGCCTCGCGCAGGGCGTACCAGAGGGGCTTGCGGCGGCCGTCGCCGTCCACGGCGGCCCAGGACACGACCGGCCAGCAGTCGTTGAGCTGCCAGACGATCGAGCCCATGCAGTACGGGCTGTGCGAGCGGAAGTGGCGGATCCCGAAGGCGACCGCGCGTGCCTGGTTCAGCTGGGTGAGCCAGTGCCAGTCGTCGAAGGAACCGGGCTGCGGGAGGTGGTCGCCCAGCCCCCGCAGCAGTTTGGCGTCACCGTCCTCCGCCTTCTGGTGATGGGCGATCAGCGGAGCGCCCGTCACCAGGGGACCGCCGACCGCGCGGCGCAGGGTGGCATACGTCGGCGGCCCCTGGAACCCGAACTCCGCGACGAAGCGGTGGGCTGTGTCGGCGTAGTGGCGGTAGTCGACCCGGTTCCAGACGTCCCAGAGGTGGACCGTGCCCCGGGCGGGATCCTGCGGGGGCAGCTCCGGGGAGCCGGAGTAGGGCGAGCCCGGCCAGTACGGGCGGGAGGGGTCCGTCTCGGCGCAGAGCGCGGGCAGCAGCTCGTGGTAGTAGCCGTGGCCCCAGGTGCGGCCCTCCAGCTGCTCCTGCCACCCCCAGTCGGCGTGCCCCTCCAGGTTCTCGTTGTTGCCGCACCACAGGACCAGCGAGGCGTGCGGGGCGAGCCGGACGAGGTTCTCGCGGACCTCCGCGGCGACCTCGTCGTACAGCGGCTGCTCCTCCGGATACGCGGCGCAGGCGAACGGGAAGTCCTGCCAGACCAGCAGTCCCTTCTCGTCGCACAGTTCGTAGAAGTCGTCGCTCTCGTAGAGGCCGCCGCCCCAGACCCTGATCAGGTTGACGTTGGCGGCGACCGCCTGGTCGAGGCGGTCCGAGACGCGCTGACGGGTGAGCCGGGACGGGAAGCAGTCGTCGGGGATCCAGTTCACTCCGCGTACGAAGACGGGCTCGTCGTTGACCGAGATCCGGAACGCCTCGCGCTCCAGACCGACACCCCGGAAGCCGGTCCTGCCGGTCCACGCGTCCTCCCCCAGACGGACGGTGACGTCGTACAGCGGCTGCTCGCCGTGGCTGTGCGGCCACCAGCGCGCGGCCCCGGGGACGGCGAGGGTGACGGCCGCGCGGTGCTCCCCGTCCGGGACGGTGAACACCGCCCGCTCGCCGGCCACCTCCACCGACGCCTCCAGGGCGCCGCCCCCGGCCGGGTCGACGTCGAGGGTCACGGCGAGGCGCGGCACCCCGTCCCCGTCGAGGTCGGCGAGCACCTTCACCTCGGCGATGCGCGGGCCGGTCCAGGACTCCAGGGCGACCGGCCGCCAGATGCCCGAGGTCACCAGGGTCGGTCCCCAGTCCCAGCCGAAGTTGCAGGCCATCTTGCGGATGAAGGCGTACGGCTCCGCGTACGCACCGGGCCGGTCGCCGAGCTTGTCGCGCAGCGCCTCGGCGTACGTGTACGGAGCGGTGAAGCGTACGACGAGGGTGTTGGGCCCCTCGCGCAGCAGGGGGCGCACGGGGAAGCGATGGCTGCGGTGCTGGTTGGCGGTGGAGCCCACCTCGGTGCCGTTGAGGAGGACGGTGGCGACGGTGTCGAGGCCGTCGAAGCACAGGTCGGTGAACGCGTGCCCGTCGTCGGACCAGGCGAAGGCGGTGCGGTACGTCCAGTCGGTGCGTCCGATCCAGCCGAGCCGCTTCTCGTTGTCGTCGAGGTAGGGGTCGTCGATCAGTCCGGCGGCCAGCAGGTCGGTGTGCACGCAGCCGGGGACGGCCGCCGGGACGCCCTCGGCCGGGATCTCCACCGGGACGGAGCCGTCGGCGGTGAGCGTCCAGCCGTCGTGCAGGGGCAGGTGGCGAGGGGTCACGCGGAGGTCCTTCCGCAGTCGGGGAGTCCGGCACAGGCGACGAGGTGGTCCGGCTCGGTCTCGTGGAGGTCGGTGTCGCGGGCGCCGCCCTCGTGGTAGGCGCAGGCCTCCACCGGCCGGGCGGGTGTCCAGGGTTCGTTGATCCGAGGGACCGCTGCCAGGAGGGTGCGCGTGTAGGGGTGGAGGGGGTTGCCGAAGACCTTCTGCGTGTCGCCGCGTTCGACGACCCGGCCGTTCCTCAGGACCACCGTCTTCTCGGCGAGATAGGTGCCGAGGGAGAGGTCGTGGGTGATGTAGAGGACACCGAGCCCGCGCTCCTTGAGCCCGGCGAGGAGGTTGAGCACGTCGATGCGGGTGGAGGCGTCGAGCATGCTG contains:
- a CDS encoding glycoside hydrolase family 2 protein, which produces MTPRHLPLHDGWTLTADGSVPVEIPAEGVPAAVPGCVHTDLLAAGLIDDPYLDDNEKRLGWIGRTDWTYRTAFAWSDDGHAFTDLCFDGLDTVATVLLNGTEVGSTANQHRSHRFPVRPLLREGPNTLVVRFTAPYTYAEALRDKLGDRPGAYAEPYAFIRKMACNFGWDWGPTLVTSGIWRPVALESWTGPRIAEVKVLADLDGDGVPRLAVTLDVDPAGGGALEASVEVAGERAVFTVPDGEHRAAVTLAVPGAARWWPHSHGEQPLYDVTVRLGEDAWTGRTGFRGVGLEREAFRISVNDEPVFVRGVNWIPDDCFPSRLTRQRVSDRLDQAVAANVNLIRVWGGGLYESDDFYELCDEKGLLVWQDFPFACAAYPEEQPLYDEVAAEVRENLVRLAPHASLVLWCGNNENLEGHADWGWQEQLEGRTWGHGYYHELLPALCAETDPSRPYWPGSPYSGSPELPPQDPARGTVHLWDVWNRVDYRHYADTAHRFVAEFGFQGPPTYATLRRAVGGPLVTGAPLIAHHQKAEDGDAKLLRGLGDHLPQPGSFDDWHWLTQLNQARAVAFGIRHFRSHSPYCMGSIVWQLNDCWPVVSWAAVDGDGRRKPLWYALREAYADRLMAVRDGALHLVNDSARPWEGTLRLTRRSLDGAVLAEETVVVGTAARGVTRVALPETVAEPDEAAREVLVAELGGMRTVEFYEEDTRVALPPARYDVEVTQGDESGIGYRVTVTARTLLRDLALFPDRLDPAAEVDAVLVTLLPGESAVFHVTGAVLKDPSALGARPVLRCVNDTVDG